The following is a genomic window from Hymenobacter sp. APR13.
CCGATGAAGGGTTCGATGTGCTCCACCGACGACTGACCGGCGTTGACGGCGGCCTCCAGGCCCATGGGTGGCCCATGGCCGGCGACCTTAATGCCGATTTGCTGCGCGATGTAATTGATGGAGTCGTACACCCCCTGGTTGTTGCCGCCGAGGTATTTGATGAAATCGTAGCCCTGCCGCTGGTAGCCTGCCAGGAGCGGGCGCAAAGCTTGCTGCTGCAACTTTTCGTCGACCACCAGGGCGGGAGAACCCACGAATAGAGAGGGCCCGATTACCTCTTCGTTCTGGATCTTTTGTTTCCACTCCAACACGACCGGCGCGCCCCGCATGATCCGGAGAGAGGTGATGCCCCGCGACAGGTTGAGCAACAGGTAGTCGTCCACAGGAAAGGGTTCGCCATCGACGTTGGGAAAATGGGCATGCATGTCGTACATGCCGGGCATGATGAATTTGCCTTTTGCATCCAGTACTACCGTGCCCTTGGGGAGCTTTGGCTTGCTGCGCCCAACGGCCACGATCTTCCCATTGCTGACTAGGACATTAGTGTTGGAGACGATTGAGCCCGACGCTACATCCACCACATTTACTCCCCGGAAGACATAGCTTCTGTCCGCCTTTTGCGGGGATTGGCTGTTGCACACAAGGGAGAAAAGGCAGAGCAGCAGCAAATAGCAAAACTTCATTGATAGAACGTATTCGGAAAGTAGAGTTCAGGTTAATTGAAAAGGCGTCAGGGAGTTGTAGTTTCTAGGCTGCAGTATGGCCCTCCCTGACTCGCAGTGGCAAAATATCAAGTTATTCGGCGGCGGCTGGCTGTGCAACGGCGTCGGCGGTTGTAGTTGGCGCCACGTCTTCCATGGCTTGCTGCTCGATCCGGAGTTTTTGAGCTGGCACCGGACGAAGTGGGTAGCAGCAGCCCGGAACTGAGCCCAGCGGCCATCACCCAGCCGATGGAGTCCTGATGCGTTGGGAATCTACGCCGACAACTCAGTCGACCAGCAACTGGGTGACGGCCGCCGTGTTCCGGGCCCAGGTGGTGGAGTAGACTTCATCGGCCTCGGTGGTTTCCACTACCTGCAGGTTCTGGGCCCGGGCCTTGACGGCCAGCAGCTGGCCGATGCTCAATTTGCTCTCCAACTTTCGCAGCAATGTCTGCACCCCGCCCACGTTGAGATTCTGCACCAGCTGGCCCTGGAACGACATTTCCAGCCACACAATCTCGCGTTGAGCTACATCCAGCACCCCAAACACCAGCCCCTTGGTCAGGGTCTTGGTTACCCGTACCTGTTGCTGCACGCAGGAGGGGTCATAGGCCACCCCGCTGCTGGAGATGCGCATGGGGTGCTGGCTGCTCATCCAGCCCACCACCAGGTTGGGCGAGAGGGCGCCGTGGGTGTAGGCGTTGGAAGTGAAGGTGACATATTGGGCCTGCGCCTGCTGCAGGACCGGCAGGTTCAACTCGATGTATTCGGCCGTGCCTACCTGGTCGGGAATGGACTGAATGTCGCCGCTGTGCTTGCAGCCGGTGGCCACCAACTGCGAGAACGAGCAGCTTTCCGTGCCACCCGCGTAGGATACGGTGCAGCTCAAATCCATGTCGAGGTGCTGGGCGGGCAGGCCTGTGCCCCACTGCATGAACAGGCGCACAGAATCCCCCTCGACGGGGAAGCGGGTGCCCATCAGGGCACCGGGCAGGTCCTGCACGGTTTCGCTGCGGTCGCCAATGGCAACCGGAATCTTGTAGAGGGCCGGGTCGATGTAGATGGTGCGGTGCGGGGTGGGCTGGGCCGCAAACCGGCGCTCCATGGCCAGCAGACACAGGCTGGCCACGGCCGTTTGCATGGCTTCCAGCTCGGGCTCGTCGTACATGTCGAGCAGGTGATTGGTGGGAATCTGCTTGCTGGCGCCGCCCAGCGGTTTGACGGCCCGCTTGCCACCCTTGATAAAGTAGGTGTCGGCGTACATGTTGAGGGTGAACACCAGCCGGGCCGGCACCTTATCAATCATGGCGGCAAAGGCGGCAATGGTGGGCTCGGCCCCAAACCAGAGCATGTTGGCAAACAGGGACCGGGCGAACAGGCCGGGCCGCTGCTGAAGCAGGGCGAAGGTCTGGGGCGCATCCACCCGCAGCCGGAAGTGGTTGACGCGGCCCTGCCACACGGGGTAGGTCTGGTGGTAGAATACGTCCAGGGTTTCGCGCAGCTTGTCTCGTCCGCCCTTCTGGCTGTACTCGGCCAGGCGGAGGGCCCGGATGAAGCGCACCCACATGCCCCGCTTGGGGTGCATGATTTCGCAGAGCTGGGCCGGGCTCTGGGGCAAGGCATTGAGCCAGTCGGCCACCATGGCAGCTTCCCGGCGGCTGTACTTGAGCTTGAGGTCGGCGGTGGCCTGCACCCGGGCCTGGGCGCTGCGGTCAAGCGGAGCGGCGAGGTGGGCGGCGTTGCGCTGCTGCTTGCGGAGGATGGTTTTCGGCTCGACGAGCTGCAGGAAGCCGGTTTTCCTGAACCACAGATACCGCAGGATGTCGGTGGGCGAGGTGAAGAAGGCCTGGGCCTGTTGGGGCTGCCCCAGGGTCACGTACGCATCGATGACGGCCATGCGGGTTTCCTTCATGGCAATGACCACGTCGGCGGGCAGGGGCAGCACGGCCAGCAAGCGTTGCAGGCTATCCTGCTGGGTGGCATCGAGGGCCGTCTTCGACGCCAGCAGGTCGCGCAGGTAGGCGGTCACCTCCGCATCGGTCCACAAGGTCAGTTCTTTGAGCTTGCTGCCCTGGCCGGTGTACTCGAGGGAAGCCAGCTCGAACGGTGTTCCGCAAAAGGGGCAGCCGTTGTAGCGCTCCAGCGGAAAGGTATCTGGGGGGATAAGGTGGCCGCAGGGCAGGCGGGTGCCCTTGTGCTGGAATACGTTGGCTAGCCAGGTAACCAGGTGGTCGAGGGGGCCTTCGCCCGTGAGCTGGTCCCAGCCCTTGACCAGGGGCGTCCAGTTCTTGTCCGTGCCGGTTACCTCGCGCAGCACGGCCAGTAGCTGGTCCTGGAACGCGGACGTGGTGCCCACCAGCGCCTGCCGCAAAGGTTCCGCCGTGGCATACCCCAGCTTGGCTAGGTTGGCTATAAGCAGAGCCGTATCGGCCGACGGAGCAGCCGTAGTGGTGACTTGCGCTGCTGCCGGGACATACATTGCTTGCTGCCGCAGGCTAACCTTGGCGATGGAATCGTTCATGGGGCCGGGAAGATGGGGTGGCTAAAGGCCGGTAAACAAGCTGATTGATCATATCATCCCGCCGTCGAGGTGGGGAGTGAAGCAGGTTGGATTCGAACCAACGACCCTAAAATCCTGGAAGTAAGCACTGGTTGACCCGAGGAGGTAATTCCACTGCTGTTTCATGCTCTACCACTGAGCTACTGCTTCGAAAGGGCCTTATTCAGATTAAAAGGAACACCGGAAAAAACCAGGTAATTGAGCTGCTGATTCGGGACAGGAAGAGAAGTAAGCAACTCTTGACCTGGCTTTTTCTAGGCGGTGGCCGCTTTGCTGTAATTAGGCCGGTAAGATAGGAGGGTTTTGCAGCATATTCCACCGCTGGAACGGTTGCGCCACAAAATGCCTGAAGCCTGCGGCAGCGGTTTCTGCCGGACCCGGAGCTTTTGAGTTGGCACCGCAGCAAGTGGCGGGATGTGGTATAGTACCCAACAGAAAGCCCGGCCCGGCTCTATGCGAACAGGGCCGGGCCGGAAATCAGGCTGTTATATGGGTAGAAGACTAGGCCTTACCGCGTTGATTGAGCGTGCGCTCATAGTCCTCGAAGCGAATTTTGACAATTGAGGAGCGGTCGGCAGTGCGTAGAATAGCCCCTTCCGCCCGGCCGGGGATGGCCTGACCAGACAGGGCGGCCTGCGTTTGCGGAATATGCTCCCGCAGCCACGCCAGCACCGTTTCGTGGGTAGATTCGGCGGCGGGCACCGCATAGGTGGGCAGTTGGGGGACGTCTGGCAGGCCTACCTGGGTGAGGTAGGCCGTCAGCTCCTTTCCGGACAGGAACGGTTGGCCATAACGCATACCAGCCGGGGTTTCCGACTCGCGCCAGGTGGACAGCTCCCGAATATCGGTCTGCAACTGAGTGGCCAGGGCGGCGGCATCTGTAAACACGGCCACGTCGAAGACCCGAAACCCGACCTGTTCGGGTGGACCATACTGCTTGGAGTTGCCCGTGACTTTGCCACCGTAGAACTCTCCAAACAAAACGGTTAGTGGAGCCGGCTGGCCGGTGCCGGCGCCGTAGGGTAGCCGGGGTAAGTGCCCCTGTTCATCGGCGTAATGCGGGAAAATCAGGCGGCGCAGTCCTTCCACAATGCCCACAGCCGGGTCAAAAAGCAGGTCGCCGCTAACGGTGAGCAGGTTTTCGCGGGAGCCTACCACATACGAACCATCGGCGAAGACCAGCAGGCGGGCACTGGTACCGTCTATCTTCTCGGTGGCCGTGAGAGGTTGGCTGAACAGCGCCGGGGTGGTGAAGTCGGTAGTGAGGCGGCCCCGGTCGCCGAGGGCATGCAGCGTAAGGATGGACGGGTATTTGGTCAGCGTGTTGAGTTGGGCCAGGGAATGAGCCACCGCAGTGCGCGCTTGGCTTTTAGCAGGGAGTAGCATAAGACAACGGATTAATGGGGTGAAGCTACTGAAAAAAGATACCGGTCCACCGGTGAGGCGGGCCGGCGGCTAAGCGGCCTGCCCGAGGTGGGGCGTAGCCAGTGACTGCCCAATCTGGCGGGCGTGGTGACGTAGCAGGGCGGTGTACTTCTTGCGGCCGTGCTCCATGAGGATGGTGTTGACACTTATTTCCACCGTCCAGAGTGCATGGGGGGCTTTCTTCTGCCCCCCCGATGATGAGGAAGCAGTCAGCCTGCAGCACGTCAAGATAGAGGGTGGCCTAGCGGTCGTAGTCGTACTTCTCGATGGTAATCAGGAAGTGTGCCAGGTCGGGGCTGCTGGTGGTTTTGAAGTCGATGAGCGTGAGCTGGCGGCCGGCGCGGCTGCGCACCAACAGGTCCGGGCGGAGCTTCCCCCCTACTCCGGTGGCCGCGTGGATGGCAATGTAGGACTGTTCGGCGTGGCCGCGGTAGAGCAGGTCGCGGCAGTAGCGCTGGCGGCGCACTTGGCGGACCAGCGTTTCCAGGTCGGCCCACTTGATGCCGCGCTCGTCGGTGCGGGCATAGGTGGCGGGTTCGAGGGTGGAGGTATGGAGGTGGATGCCGTAGGCCAGCGCTACGGGGTTGGGGATGACGGGTGAGGCTCAGCAACTCGTTTTTGAGGCTGCTCAGGTCGGTGTTGCTGACCTGGGGCAGGGCGCGGTGCTGGGTTTGGACCCGCAGATTACAGCGAATAATTTATACCCGATGAGGTATAACCTACTCTGTATTCACCATCTTTATACCCGATAGGGTACGATACATCTGGTTCAGCTACTTATTACACCCGAACGGGTATATATTATGCCACATACATTGGCCGAATTTGTAAAGCAGCGCCGCCGTTTGCTGCAGCTTTCGCAGCCCGACCTGGCAGCCAAGGCGGGCGTGGGGCTGCGCTTCGTGCGCGAGCTGGAACAGGGCAAAGCAACCCTGCGCCTAGATAAGGTCAACGCCGTGCTGCAGCTGTTCGGGCACGAGGTGGGGCCAGTACCGGTAAGTCGCTCACCAGAACCGGAATAAGTCATGCGCCGGGCGGAAGTACGGATGCGCAGCGAAGTGGTGGGACACCTGACCCAGGATGAGCAGGGCTATACCTTCGCCTACACGCCGGCCTACCGGCTGCGGGCCGGCGCGGAGCCGGTCAGTCTCACGCTCCCCCTGTGGGAGCATCCCTGGCTGGCATTAATAGACGCGTTAATTAAGGTTAGCCGGCTTGGCTGGCCTCAAATCCAGCTCAGCATCAACCCGACATTAAAATAACCGGTATTTGACGTTAGATAATCTACTTGACCTCGAAAGTGACCCGTTGTTACCTGCAGGTTGCCGCGCTCCATTGAGTGCAGCGCCCAGGCCCACTTCGACAACCACGTGCACTTCAAGTGCACGGCCTGCCAGCACATCTTCTGCCTCAACCAGGTGGTCATTCCGGCCGTGACGCTGCCAGCCAAATTCGAGGCCCAGGCCCGCGACTATCTGCTGTCCGGCACCTACCGCGAGTGCCAGCCTTCCTGAGCCGCCAGGACGCCGGCCCGGGCTACACGGTTTGCAGGTAGAGGGTTTCCAGCTCGCTGACCGTGAGGCTGTGGGTGGGCAGGGTTTCCACCAGCTGGCCTTCGCGCATGATGCCGATACGAGTGCCCACTTCCTTGGCCCGGAAAATGTCGTGGGTGGCCATCAGGATGGCCGTGCCCGCCTGGCTCAGAGCCAGCAGCAGCTCGGAAAACTCGTTGCTGGCTTTGGGGTCAAGGCCGGAGGTGGGCTCGTCGAGCAGCAGGGCCTGGGCTTGCTTGGCTAGGGCAATGGCAATGCCCACTTTCTGGCGCATGCACTTAGAATAGGCCCCCACCCGCCGGGCGTGGGCCTCGGCGGGCAGCCCGGAACGCAGTAGCAGGTCATGCCGCTCCAAGGCGGAGTAGCGGAAGCCGGCCAGGGAGGCGAAGAAATTGAGGTTTTCCAGGCCCGTGAGGTTGGGTTAGAGCATCACCGTTTCGGGCAGGTAGGCCAGCCGCCGCCGGGTTTCGAGCGGGTGCTCGTCTACACTCAGCCCGCCCACCAGGGCCTGGCCGGCCGTGGGCTGCAGAAACCCAAGAAACAGATTGATGGTGGTGGTTTTGCCGGCCCCGTTCTGGCCCAGCAAACAGAATTTTCGCCCGGCGCGATGGTTAGATTAAGGTTGTTCAGGGCCGGGCGGTCGGCGGCGCCGGCCGCCGCCAACCCGCTCTTCACTACCCGGCGCATCTGCGTGCTAAACCACTGGCCCACCCCCGGCAATCCGCCTCATCCCATCTTCCACAAATCATCTCCTCCATGAATTTTGACACCATTATCGTAGGGGCCGGCAACGCCGGCCTGAGCGCGGCCCTCACCCTGGGCCGCTCGCGCCGCCGCGGGCTGGTGCTCGACGGCGGCCCGCCCCGCAATGTCCCGGCCGCCCACGCCCACAACTTCTTCACCCGCGACGGCATCCCGCCCGCCGAGCTGCTGCGCCTGGGCCGCGAGCAGCTACAGCCCTACGACGGGGTGGAAATCCGGGCGGCCCTGGCCCAAACCGCCCGCGCTGTGCCGGGCGGCTTCGCCCTGGAGCTGGTCGACGGCACGGCAGTAACGGCCCGCACGCTGCTGCTGGCCCCCGGCGTGGTGGACGTGCTGCTCGCCATTCCCGGCTTCCGGGAGCTCTGGGGCCGGGGCGTGTACCACAGTCCCTACTGCCACGGCCGGGAAGTTCGCGACCAGCCGCTGGCCCTCTACGGGCGGGGCGCGCTGGGCTTCCACCTGGCTGTGCTGCTGCATCACTGGGCCCCCGGTCCGGTACTCTGCACCGACGGTCCCGCCGAACTCGACGCCGCCCAGCTCGCCACGCTCGGGCAGCTGGGCATCCGGGTGCTGGAAACGCCGGTGGCGGCCCTTGAGCCCGCGCCGGCCGGTGGGCTAACGGTGGCCTTTGCCGACGAGTCCCGGCTCGCGGTGGCGGCCGTGTTTGCCCGCGTGCCGCAGCAGCAGCGCACCGACCTGGCCGCCCAGCTCGGCTGCGCCTTTACCGACGACGGCATCTATATACAAACCACATGGTATGGGCCTAACCAGCGTGCCCGGCGTGTACGCCGACGGCGACCTGACCAGCCCGTTCCAGCAGGTGGTAGCCGCGGCCGCGGCCGGCATGGGCGCGGCGGCCCTGCTCAATAACACGTTGATCTTCCAGGACTACGCGCCCGCCAGCTGACGTGGCCCGGGCCTCCGCCTTTCGATGGGCTCCGCTCTGCCTGCCTCCCGCCGGGTGGTGCCGCACTCCCGGTGTCGCGCCGTTGTCACCTAGTGAAAAAATGTCCTGTCCCCATTTACCATCACTGCGAGTCCTCACTGCTCCAGCCTGACTGCGCGTAGCGGCTTCATGCATTATAGCCTCCTGCTGCCGAACTGCGTGCTCGCGGCGGCCGGATGAGCAGACGCGGGCAGGCTGCGCAACCGCTGAAATGCGCCGTGCATGCCGGAAAGGCAGCCTATTATCCGGCATCGACCGGCGGGGTGAGCGGCGCCGCGTCGAGCTCCTGCGGGTGGTCATCGAGGCCCGTTTCCCGATGCGCCGCGAAGTACTGCGCCAGGGCCTTTTCGCCCACCAGCCAGAACACCACCGGCGTTACGATAATATCGAGGAACGTGGACGAAAGCAGGCCGCCAAGGATGACGGTGGCCACCGGATACAGGATTTCCTTGCCCGGCGCGTCCTTGGCAAGCGTGAGCGGCACCAGGGCCAGGGCGGCCACTAAGGCTGTCATCAGCACCGGCACCAGCCGCTCCAGCGAGCCGCGGATAATCATGGGGAGGCCGAACTTCTCGCCTTCGTGCTCGACGAGGTGGATGTAGTGCGAAATCATCATGATGCCGTTGCGCGAGGCAATGCCGGTGAGCGTGATGAAGCCCACCAGTGAGGCAATGCTGAACGTGCCGCCCGTGAGCAGCACCGCCACCACCGAGCCGATGAGCGCCAGCGGGATGTTGAGCATAATCTGACCCACCATCAAGGAGGATTTAAAGTGCGAAAACAGCACCAAAAAGATGCCGGCCAGCGAAAACAAGCTCAGCCACAGTATCTTCTGCGAGGCCGACTGCTGGCTCTCGAACTGCCCGCCGTAGGTGAGGTAGTAGCCCGGCGGCAGCTTGACCTGCTGGCTGACTTTGGCTTGGATTTCCTTCACCGTGGAGCCCAGATCCCGCTCGGCCACATTCAGCGAGATGGTGATGCGGCGCTGGGTGTTTTCGTGGTTGACGGTATTGGGCCCTGGCTCGTATACCACGTCAGCCACTTCGCTCACCGGAATCATAGCGCCGCTGGGCGTTTCGATGCGGGTCTGACTGATGGCCGCAATGTCGTTGCGCTGGGCTTCGGGCAGCTTCACCACCAGGTCGAAGCGCTTCTGCCCGTCGAGCATCTGCGACACCACGGCACCCTGGAACAGCGTTTCCAGGTCGCGCACCACCTCGCCCCGGGCCATGCCGTAGGCGCGGAGCGTTTCGTCGCGCGGGCGGATCAGGAGCTGCGGAATCTGAACCTGCTTTTCGACCTGCAAATCGACCACGCCGGGCACCGTGCCGGCGGCGGCGCGCACCTCGTTGGCGTAGCGGCGCAGCTCCAGCAAGTCGTTGCCGAATACCTTGATGGCCACCTGGGCCCGCACGCCCGACAGCAGGTGGTCGAGGCGGTGGGAAATGGGCTGACCGATGTTGACATTCACGCCCGTAATCAAGCTGAGCTTCTGGCGCATGTCGGCCAGGATTTCGTCGCGGCTGCGCATGGCCTTGCCCTCTGTTGCAAGTTCAGCTTCGGTCTTGAAAGCCACCTCAATTTCTGAGTTGTTCACCGACTCAGCGTGCTCGTCGAGCTCAGCGCGGCCGGTGCGGCGGGCGGTGTAGGCCACTTCCGGAATCTTAAGCATCTGCTGCTCGCCCAGCGTACCCAGGCGGTTGCTTTCGGTGAGCGAGGTGCCCGCCGGGGCCGAGAAGTTGACCGTGAGGGAGCCTTCGTTGAACGGCGGCAGGAACTCGGTACCGAAAAAGGGCACCATGGCCGCGGCCATTACAAACAATAAAGCTGTGGAGGTCAGCACCAGTTTGGGCCGCTGCAGGCCCCAGGTAAGCAGGCGCTTATCCTTCTTTTTCAGCCAGCGCACCAACCCGCCGTCGGTCTCGGGGTGGTCCATCTGCTTCATGCGCGGCAGCAGGTAGTAGCACAGCACCGGCGTCACGGTCAGCGACACGAACAGCGAGGCCACGATGCTGGTGATGTAGGCAATGCCCAGCGGCGCGAAAATGCGGCCTTCCATACCTTCCAGCGCAAACAGCGGCAAAAACACCAGCACCACGATAATGGTGGCGTACACGATGGAGTTGCGCACCTCCGACGAAGCCGCGTAGATGACGCGCAGCACCGGCTGCGGGTCGGGCCGCTGCTTGTTTTCGCGCAGGCGCCGGTACACATTTTCCACGTCCACGATGGCGTCATCCACCAGCTCGCCGATGGCAATGGCCAGCCCACCGAGTGTCATGGTGTTGATGCTGATGCCCGCCACGCGGAACACCAGCGCCGTCACCAGCAACGAAAGCGGAATAGCTACCAGCGAGATAAATGTGGTGCGCACGTTCAGCAAAAAGGCAAACAGCACGATGACCACCAGAATGGCCCCATCGCGCAGCGCTTCCTCCACGTTGCTGATCGACGACTCAATAAACTCCGACTGCTTGAACAGCCGCGTATTCACCCGCACATCTTTCGACAGCGAAGGCTGTAGCTCCACCAGGGCTTTTTCCACGGCTTCGGTGAGGCCTACGGTGGCGGCGCCGGGCTGCTTCTCGATGCTCAGAATTACGGCCGGCTGGCCGTTCACGCTGCCGTCGCCGCGCTTGAAGCGGGCCCCGAACTCCACCCGGGCCACGTCGGCCACGCGGATGGGCGACTGCTCCCGGTAGCCCACAATGATGTTCTCGATGTCGGCCACCGAGCGCAGCCGACCCAGGTTGCGGATGAGTACTTCCGAGCCGTTGCGGTCAAAGAAGTTGCCGGTGGTGTTCAGGTTGGACTGCCGCAGGGCTTCTTCTACCTGATTCACGGTCAAGCCGGTGGCGTTCAGGCGGGGCATATCCAGCAGCACCTGATACTGCAGGTTGTCGCCGCCGATGGGAATCACCTGGGCCACGCCGGGGATACTGAGCAGGCGCTGGCGCACGGTGTAGTTGGCCAGGGTGCGCAGGTCGGCGGGGTTGGTTTCCTTACCGCCCGACAGCCCTACCAGCATAATCTGGCCCATGACCGACGAAATGGGGCCCAGCACCGGCGTAATACCTTCGGGCAGCTGCTCGCCGGTGGTTTGCAGCTTCTCGCTCACAATCTGGCGGGCCGTGAAGATGTCGGTGCCGTAGTCGAACTCCACGAACACCATGCCCAGGCCGATGGCCGAATTGGAGCGCACCGCCGATACGCCGGTGGCCCCGTTCAGGGCTGTTTCCACGGGCAACGTCACCAGGGCTTCCACTTCCTCAGGGGCCATGCCGGGCGCTTCCAGAAACACGGTCACGCGGGGCCGGTCCAGGTCGGGCAGCACGTCTACCGGCAGCTGGCTGGCGGTGTAGGTGCCGGCAATCAGCAGCCCCACGGCAAAGGCCAGCATGAGCAGCCGGTTCTGCAGGGCAAAGCGAATTATTTGGTCAAGCATCCTGGGTAGGAATTGGTGGGATGGTGGATTAGTGGCTGTCATGCTGAGCGCAGCCGGAGGCGAAGTCGAAGCATCTCTACTTCTGGCCAACCACTACTATTGCAACGAAGCAGTAGAGATGCATCGGCCAGCTCAGCATGACGTTCTACTACTTCACTTACTGGTTGAGATAGATGGACTTGAGCTGATAGGTGCCGGCCGTTACTACCCGGTCGTTTTCGTTCACCTGGCCCTGCAGGAGAACCGTTTGCTGGCCGCTGACGGCGCCGGGCTGCACGAAGCGAATCTTGAACCGCTCGGGCTCAGTGTGTACAAACACCACCGGCTTGCCGTTGAGGTCGGTGATGGCCGCGGTAGGCACCACCAGTTGGGGCTTGCCGCCGCCGGTCTGGCCCACTACCTGCACGTTCACGGCTTGGCCGGCGCGGTAGGCGCTGCCTTCGGTGGCATCGAGTTCCAGCACCAGCTGCCGGGCCTGGTTCACGGGGTTCACTACGTTGCTGAACACCACCAGCCGGGCCGGTACGCCCGCCTGGCCCTGCAGGCCTTCCACCCGAAACTGCGCGCCGGGTGTGACTTTAGCTAAGTCCTGGGCAAACACCTGGGCCTCCACGCGCAGCTTGCCGGGGTTGATGACCCGGAACAGCTCGTCGCCCTGATTGACCTGCTGGCCCACGGCCAAACTGAACACGTCCACGGTGCCGCTCACGGGCGAGGTGATACTGACACGCCGCTGGCTGGCCTGCCCGTTGTAAATGGCCGCGTTCTGGCGGGCCTGGCGCAGGCGCAGCTCGGCGGCCACCACGTCTTTGCGGGCGGCAATGTCGGCAATGGTTTGCAGGCGGGCGTAGTCCTGCTGGGCGGCGCGCAGCTCGGCCTGGGCGTTGGCGCGCTCGGTGCTGAGGCCGATTTGCTGGGTAGCATCCAGGGTTTGCTCGATGACGGCCAGTGTCTGCCCGGCCCGCACGGTTTTGCCCACCTGCGCGGCCAAACTCACGATGCGCCCGGTCTGGGGCACCACCACGCGGCCCTCGCCCCCGGCCGCGGCCGATACCGTGCCGTAGAGCGTGGCCCGGCTGTAGGTGGTGGAGTAGGCGGCCAGCTGGGTGCGCACCTCGAACAAAAACTGGCTTTCCTTGGGCAGCAGCACCTCGTCGGTGAGGGCCACGCCGGTGCTGGCTTTGGCGGTGCCGCCGTGGTCTTCGCCGCCGTGCGCCTGCACCAGGCGGGGTGGGGGCAGTAGTACGGTCAGCACCAGTCCGGCAGCGGCGGTGGCGGCCAGAAATTTATGCGTGGTTTTCATGAGCAGCGGAAACAGGGGTGGAAACGGGCGTAACCGGGCGGCGGCGGCGCAACAGCAAAACCGTCAGGCCAATGCCCAGCCCGAAGGCCCCGAGCAGGGCGGCAATGGTTTGCCAGGACGAAAAGAGCCCGGCAGCAGCAGCAGACGGTGCCTCGGCCACGGGAAGCTTCTCACCGACCTTAATGCCTTCGAGCAGCACCAGATCGGCCCGCTCCCCGGCCACGACGTTGAGGGCGAAGCTGTAGGCTTT
Proteins encoded in this region:
- a CDS encoding efflux RND transporter permease subunit — protein: MLDQIIRFALQNRLLMLAFAVGLLIAGTYTASQLPVDVLPDLDRPRVTVFLEAPGMAPEEVEALVTLPVETALNGATGVSAVRSNSAIGLGMVFVEFDYGTDIFTARQIVSEKLQTTGEQLPEGITPVLGPISSVMGQIMLVGLSGGKETNPADLRTLANYTVRQRLLSIPGVAQVIPIGGDNLQYQVLLDMPRLNATGLTVNQVEEALRQSNLNTTGNFFDRNGSEVLIRNLGRLRSVADIENIIVGYREQSPIRVADVARVEFGARFKRGDGSVNGQPAVILSIEKQPGAATVGLTEAVEKALVELQPSLSKDVRVNTRLFKQSEFIESSISNVEEALRDGAILVVIVLFAFLLNVRTTFISLVAIPLSLLVTALVFRVAGISINTMTLGGLAIAIGELVDDAIVDVENVYRRLRENKQRPDPQPVLRVIYAASSEVRNSIVYATIIVVLVFLPLFALEGMEGRIFAPLGIAYITSIVASLFVSLTVTPVLCYYLLPRMKQMDHPETDGGLVRWLKKKDKRLLTWGLQRPKLVLTSTALLFVMAAAMVPFFGTEFLPPFNEGSLTVNFSAPAGTSLTESNRLGTLGEQQMLKIPEVAYTARRTGRAELDEHAESVNNSEIEVAFKTEAELATEGKAMRSRDEILADMRQKLSLITGVNVNIGQPISHRLDHLLSGVRAQVAIKVFGNDLLELRRYANEVRAAAGTVPGVVDLQVEKQVQIPQLLIRPRDETLRAYGMARGEVVRDLETLFQGAVVSQMLDGQKRFDLVVKLPEAQRNDIAAISQTRIETPSGAMIPVSEVADVVYEPGPNTVNHENTQRRITISLNVAERDLGSTVKEIQAKVSQQVKLPPGYYLTYGGQFESQQSASQKILWLSLFSLAGIFLVLFSHFKSSLMVGQIMLNIPLALIGSVVAVLLTGGTFSIASLVGFITLTGIASRNGIMMISHYIHLVEHEGEKFGLPMIIRGSLERLVPVLMTALVAALALVPLTLAKDAPGKEILYPVATVILGGLLSSTFLDIIVTPVVFWLVGEKALAQYFAAHRETGLDDHPQELDAAPLTPPVDAG
- a CDS encoding efflux RND transporter periplasmic adaptor subunit, with the protein product MKTTHKFLAATAAAGLVLTVLLPPPRLVQAHGGEDHGGTAKASTGVALTDEVLLPKESQFLFEVRTQLAAYSTTYSRATLYGTVSAAAGGEGRVVVPQTGRIVSLAAQVGKTVRAGQTLAVIEQTLDATQQIGLSTERANAQAELRAAQQDYARLQTIADIAARKDVVAAELRLRQARQNAAIYNGQASQRRVSITSPVSGTVDVFSLAVGQQVNQGDELFRVINPGKLRVEAQVFAQDLAKVTPGAQFRVEGLQGQAGVPARLVVFSNVVNPVNQARQLVLELDATEGSAYRAGQAVNVQVVGQTGGGKPQLVVPTAAITDLNGKPVVFVHTEPERFKIRFVQPGAVSGQQTVLLQGQVNENDRVVTAGTYQLKSIYLNQ